A part of Gossypium hirsutum isolate 1008001.06 chromosome A07, Gossypium_hirsutum_v2.1, whole genome shotgun sequence genomic DNA contains:
- the LOC107955272 gene encoding mitogen-activated protein kinase 4, producing MSMESTGIPTHGGRYVLYNVYGNHFEVSRKYVPPIRPVGRGAYGIVCAALNSETREEVAIKKIGNAFDNRIDAKRTLREIKLLCHMDHENVIAIKDIIRPPLRENFNDVYIVYELMDTDLHQIIRSDQQLTDDHCRYFLYQILRGLKYVHSANVLHRDLKPSNLLLNANCDLKIGDFGLARTTSETDFMTEYVVTRWYRAPELLLNCSEYTAAIDIWSVGCILGEMMTRQPLFPGRDYVHQLRLITELIGSPDDSSLGFLRSDNARRYVRQLPQYPRQNFSVRFPNMSPGAVDLLERMLIFDPHRRITVDEALCHPYLAPLHDINEEPVCPRPFNFDFEQPSFTEENIKELIYRESVKFNPDPIH from the exons ATGTCAATGGAGTCAACCGGAATACCAACTCATGGTGGACGCTATGTTCTGTACAACGTTTATGGTAACCACTTCGAAGTTTCCAGAAAATACGTCCCTCCTATTCGCCCCGTCGGCCGTGGTGCTTATGGTATTGTCTG TGCTGCTTTGAATTCAGAGACGCGTGAGGAGGTTGCTATCAAGAAAATTGGTAATGCATTTGACAATAGGATTGACGCCAAAAGGACATTGCGAGAGATCAAGCTTCTTTGTCACATGGATCATGAGAAT GTGATTGCCATCAAAGACATCATACGGCCTCCGCTGAGGGAGAACTTTAATGATGTCTACATTGTTTATGAACTGATGGACACTGATCTTCATCAAATCATACGATCTGACCAACAATTGACAGATGATCATTGTCGG TACTTTCTATATCAGATTTTACGAGGGCTCAAGTATGTACATTCAGCAAATGTATTGCATCGTGATTTAAAGCCCAGCAATTTGCTTCTGAATGCTAATTGCGACCTTAAAATTGGGGATTTTGGGCTTGCAAGGACGACATCCGAAACTGATTTTATGACAGAATATGTAGTCACTCGTTGGTATCGAGCGCCAGAATTACTTCTAAATTGTTCTGAGTACACTGCTGCAATTGATATTTGGTCGGTAGGTTGCATACTTGGTGAAATGATGACCAGGCAACCCCTCTTCCCTGGAAGAGACTATGTGCATCAGTTGAGGCTTATCACAGAG CTTATAGGTTCACCTGATGATTCCAGCCTTGGGTTCCTTCGAAGTGACAATGCCAGAAGATATGTTAGACAGCTTCCACAATACCCAAGGCAAAATTTTTCTGTTAGATTTCCTAACATGTCACCTGGTGCTGTTGATTTGCTAGAGAGGATGCTTATCTTTGATCCGCATAGGCGCATTACAG TCGATGAAGCTCTATGCCACCCATACTTGGCACCTCTTCATGACATCAATGAGGAGCCTGTATGCCCAAGgcctttcaattttgattttgagCAGCCATCTTTTACTGAAGAAAATATCAAGGAGCTCATCTATAGAGAATCTGTAAAATTCAATCCAGACCCAATTCATTGA